From Gemmatimonadaceae bacterium:
GATTCGTATGCTCGGCGCGCTTGCGCTTGGAAATGTCCAGCACCACGCCGTGAAAACTCGCCACCCGTCCGCCTTCGAACACGGTTTTGCCGCGTGTTGCAACCCATCGCTCGGGTCCGCCATGCACGCCGACGACCCGGAATTCGATGTCGCACACGCCGTCGCCCGACGGATCGACGCTTTGGCCAAGCGCGGACTGCACGCTCGCCCGATCGTCCGGATGGATACCACTGATGAACACCGCGAGGTCCACGGGCGCGTCGGGCGCCAGCCCCCACATGGCCTTCAGATGCGTGTCCCACTGAATCGCCTGCGTCACCGGATCTTGCCGATAACGCCCGAGCTTGAAGAGATCGACCGCGGCGCGTAGCTCCTGCGCGTCGTCCATCGTAGACGGCCGCGCTCCGTTGTAGACGCACAACGTCCCGTCGACGGTATCCCCGTCGGGGGCGATCACCGGACTGAAGTCGAACGCTCCGTTCGCCATGCCTTCGCGCACGCTCTGGCCGGCGCGTCCGAGCGCCGTCGGATGCTGCCCGCCCGGTAAAAAGCGAACGAAGTGCTGGTTGTAGATCAGGCGCTGGTCCGGGCCGAGAAAAAGCGCGGAGGGAACCGATGAGCGAAGGCAGATGCCGACAGCTGTCTTGCGGCTAGCCGGCCATGTCTCGAGCGCGCCAAGTCCGGTGGCGGACCAATTGGTGCGCTGCACGAGCGGTCCCATCTCGCCTGCGTCGGCGAGCCACATCATCGTGTCGCGGCGACCATGGGCGAAGAAGATAGCGGGGACTTCACGCGCCGCGCGAGGGATTTCGCCGATGACGAGCTGGTGCGCCGGCCGCTTTGGCCGAAGGTCGCATGGCCGCATGGGGCCGAAGGGCAAAGAATCGGTTGCACAAGTGCGGTCAGGGCGACCCCGCCGCCCGTTTCCGGGTCTTCCGGTTCCAACCAAGGCCATTCTGCGTTCTCGAGGAGAGCAGATGCACGGTTTCTCTCAGAGCTCGCGTACGCTTGCCGCGTGTGCCGTGTGCGTCGCATTCATGGCCTGCTTGGCCACGACCACCCGTGGGCGAACGACCGGGACCGCGGCCGGTTCCGTCGCCGATACTCGGGCGCGAGAGCGAGCGGCCGCGGCCAGCGCGCGCGCCAAAGAAACCGAACCCAAGATGACCGACGACGAGCGCTTCTCGCTCCTCTTCAGCGTGTTTGGCGCAAATCCCGTGAACGGCACGCCGCGCGACAAGCGCATCCCGCCGACCGTGCCGAACAGCGCCGGATACACGCCGGGCATTCCGCGGCTCGGTGTGCCGGCGCTGCGGAGCACCGACGCGAGCATGGGCGTCACCAACCCCCCCCCCGGCTATCGTCCGGATGACAAAGGCGCCACCGCGCTCCCGGCCTCGATACTCGTCGGCGCGAGCTTCAACCCGCAGCTCGCGCGCGACGGCGGCGCGATGATCGCGCGCGAGGCGCGGATTCGCGGCATGAACGTTCTGTTGGCCGGCGGAATCAATCTCACCCGCGACGTGCGCAACCAGCGGAACTACGAGTACTACTCCGAGGATCCGCTCGTGAGCGCGATCCTCGGCGCTGCCGCGGTCGAGGGAATTCAAGACGAGGGCGTCATCTCGACGCTCAAGCATTACGCGCTGCACGACAACGAAACGAACCGCCATTGGCAAAACGCGGTCATCGATCCGGCGGCGCTCCGCGAGTCGGACCTGCTTGCGTTTCAGATCGCGATCGAGCGGTCGCACCCCGGTGCGATCATGTGCGGCGACAACAAGCTGAACGGCGTGTACGCCTGCGGAAATCGCTTCCTGCTCACCGACGTGCTCAAGGACGCATGGCAGTACAAGGGCTACGTGATGTCGGACTGGGGAGCCACGCCGCGATGGGAGTACGCTCTCGCGGGGCTCGACCAGGAGTCCGGCGTGCAAGCCGACGTGAAGCTGTGGGGCGCGGAGTGGTTCACGGACTCGCTGCGCGCGGCGTACCGAGCCGGCAAGCTGCCTAAGGAACGCCTCTCGGACATGGCCCGGAGAATCTTGCAGTCGATCTACACGGTCGGCGTCGACACGTGGACGACGACGCCGCACGTGAACATGCCGACGCACAACCAGATTGCGCTCGAAACGGCACGACAGGGCATCGTGCTGCTCAAGAACGAAGGGGGCGCTCTTCCCCTCTCCACCGACAAGGCGCTCAAGGTCGCCGTGATCGGCGGCTACGCCCAACTCGGTGTCCCGACCGGCACCGGCTCGGGCGCCGTGTCGCCCGTCGGCGGCTACGCCGCGGTGATCCCCATCGGCGGGACGGGAACAATTGGCGCCGCTCGCAATCTGTATCTCCAGCCTTCGTCGCCGCTCGCTGCGCTGAAGCGATTGATGCCCGAGGCGAAATTCGAATTCGATCCGGGTCAGACGCCCGCCGAGGCCGCGCTCCTCGCCAAACGTTCCGACGTCGTCATCGCCTTCGGGATCCGCGTCGAGGGCGAGGGATTCGATCTGCCCGATCTGTCGCTCCCCTGGGGACAGGACGCTGTCATCGACTCGGTCGCCTCGGTGAATCCGAACACGATCGTCGTGCTCGAAACCGGCAACCCGGCGTCGATGCCCTGGCGAAACAAGGTGAAGGCAATCGTCGAGGCGTGGTATTCCGGCCAGGCCGGCGGACAAGCGATCGCCGAGGTGTTGACCGGAAAAGTGAATCCGTCCGGCCGATTGCCAATGACGTTCCCCGTCAGTCTCGCACAGACGCCGCGGCCCGAGCTCCCGGGGCTGGGCACGCCCTGGGGGACGCCGGTCACCATACGATATGAAGAGGGCGCGGACGTCGGCTATCGCTGGTATGCGAGGACGAACGAAATACCGCTCTACGCGTTCGGCCACGGTCTCAGCTACACGAGCTTCGCATATACGGGATTTGCACTCGTCGGTGACACGACGGTCACCGCGACGTTCACGGTGATGAACAGCGGCAGCCGCGCCGGCGCCGACGTGCCGCAACTCTACCTGACGAGCGCCGCGGGTGAGAAGCGTACGCGGTTGCTCGGCTTCCAACGCGTGGAGTTGAAGCCGGGCGAATCGCGGCGCGTGACCATCGTCGCCGACGCGCGCCTACTCGCGCGGTTCGACGGGGCCGACGGGCTCGGAGAGTGGCACGTGGCTCCCGGTGCCTATACCATCGCGGTAGCGCGCGCTGTGGACCAACCGATGGAGAGTCGGAGCGTTACGCTGCGCGAACGCCGCTTCGGACGATGAAATTCGCTCCAGTGGACGTCGCCAAGTTCAACGTCACGGGATTCTCGCCGCGCTGAACGGATCGCCGCGCGCCTCGGTCGCTCGCGCCAGAAAACCGGTGACGTTCGCGACGGCGAACGAAACGCCCGAGAGATTCCGCTCGCGCGGCACGTTCGGAATCGGCCTTGGATACGGCGCCGCGGTGAACTGCGACAGCCCGACCTCAATCTCCGTCACATCAATTTCGTCTCGATCCAACTCGGCGTTCGCGACCACGCCGACGACCCCGGCGAGACTCCCCGGCAGCCACATCGCGCCGTTCCATTCTCGCGCCGAGACGACCATCGACCCGCGCTCCGCCGCGTAGCTCACGGCTGGCGCAAGCTTCTCGGCGTGCGCCGGGTTCGTCGTGCCGAGGCTCAGATTGATCAACTGCGCGCCCTCGTCCGCCGCCCAGCAAATCGACCGCACCAAGACATCGATGTTCGTCGCGAGCTGCCGGTCGAAGATTCGCGCCGCGATGAGCTCGACCGCGGGACTCTTCTCGCGGATCGCCGCCGCTACGGCGGTCCCATGCCCGACGCGATCCACGAAATCGTCGGGGTCCGTGCCGTCGAGAAACGATGTGCCCCCGCGAACGCCGCCGACGTGGGGATGGTCGCCGTGCACGCCACTGTCGAGGAGCGCGACCGTTACTCCGCGTCCGGTGCGGCCGGCAAACGGCTCGTCGGCCAACGTGAACCGCACGCGCTAGTGCGTCTCCGCGAGCGTGCCGGGAGAAAAGAGACTGGCGAACGACTGTCCGAGGTCGAGCAGCGTCGCGGCCGTGCCTTCTTCGACGATGCGGCCGCGCTCGAGCACGAGCACACGATCGGCGCGACGGGCGAGCTCGAGTCGATGCGTGATGATGATCGTCGTCCGTCCGGCCATGACGGCTTCGTAGCCCGCGGCAACCTGCGCCTCGGTCGCGGGGTCCAGCGCGCCGGTCGCTTCGTCGAGGACCAACACAGCAGGATCCGCGAGGAACGCTCTCGCGAGCGCAAGTCGCTGGCGCTCGCCCGCCGAGAGTGCGCGTCCTCGCTCTCCGGCGCTCGTTTGGAGGCCGCGCGGCGACAGCGAGATGAACGAGCCGAGACCGGCGGCCTCCGCCGCTGCTCTGACCTCATCGTCGGATGCCGCCGGGCGCGCATATCGGATGTTCTCGGCAATCGTCGCGTTGAAGACGAACGGATCCTGGTCGACGACCAAGACGTGGCGCCGAACGTCGGCGAGCCGCGCCGCACGTAGGTCCAACCCGTCGAGCAGCACGCGGCCGCTGTCTGGATCGAGCTGTCGCACGAGAAGATCGGCGATGGTCGACTTACCCTCACCGCTGCGACCCACGATCGCCACGCGCTCGCCGGGGCTCACGTCGAGCGAGACACCGTGGAGCACGGGCCCTCGGCGCCCGAACGTATACGTCACGTCCTCCAAAATGAGGCGTCCTTGCACCGACGGCACCGCGACGGCGGTCGGCGAGTCGACCACGTCCACTCGCGCGTCGAGAATCTCGCTGACTCGCTTGAGCGACACGCGCGCCGACGCGAGGCTCGCGTACAGGCCCATGAGAGCCTGGATCGGCCAGACCAACCGCATTTGATAGGCGACGAACGCGACGAGCGTCCCCATCGTGATCGAATGGTCGATCACGCGCATGCCGCCCACGAGGAACACCAGCGCGCTCCCGGCAGAGAGCAGCAGACCCGGCACGCCACCCGAGAGATATGTGAGCCTACGCATCGACATCAACGCGTCGATGAAGGCGTCGTTGTTCGCGCGGAAACGCGACGCTTCCCGCTCCTGCGCGTTGAACGCGACGATCACCTTCATGCCGAGGAGCGCTTCGATCAGGTAGCTGCCGACGTCGGCGCTTCGGTCTCGCACCCCGGCGACCGCCGTCTCCATGCGCGACCGATACCGCACGAGCGCCCAGAGCGCGAGCGGCATGACCGCGAGGCTGACGAGGAAGAGCGTGCGGTCGAGCCGGGTGAGAATCACGACGCTGCCGACCAGGAAGATCACGTTGCCCAACCAGGCCAGCGCGATTTCCGCCGCGACGCGTTGAATCTCGCCGATGTCCGCGTTGATGCGCGTCGCGATCTGGCCCACCGGCATGTCGGCGTAGAACCGCGGCGACAACCGGTGCAACTGGCGGAACACGCCGAGGCGCATCTCGAACAGGATGTCGGCCGACGCGCGCGTGTACACCAGACCGCTCACGACGTTCAGCGCGAAGCTCCCCAGCGTGAGCGCCCCGAACCGAAGAATCACCGTGACCAACGCGCGGCTGTTTCCACCGAGCAACGCTCCGTCGATCAGGAGCCGCGCGAGGTACGGGATGTACAGGGCGGCCACGGTGCTGGCGAGCGACAGCACCACGACGATGGCGAGCCGCTTCCAGTGCGGCACGACGTAGCCCAACGCGCGCCGGAGGTCTCGGTCCAACAACGGCAAAGTCCTACCTCGACGCGTCGGAGCGCGGCCGCGGCACGATGATCACGTTCGTCATGTCCGCGCCGAGGTTCACGGTGCCGAGGTGTGCGAAGCCCTGAGTCGCAAACCGATCGATCGTGCTGCCCGCCGTCGTGATGTAGAGCTGGGAACCGTTCGAGCTGACGACGAGTCCCATCCGCGGGCGACCGGGGAACTCGGTCTTGCCGAGCACTCGGCGCGACTCGAGGTCGAAGGTCCAGAACTGGTAGTTGCCGATCTCGCTGTGTATCCCGTACGCCCGTTTCTTATCGGGGGACAGCCGAAAGCTCACCGCCTGGCTCGGTCCCAGTGAGTAAAAATCCAGCTGGCGGTTCACGAGATCCATGCGCGCGACGCCCATCTGCGTCCGGTGGTTCACCGGATCGTTCGTTCGGAAGAGACCGGTGTAGAAGCCCGGCTCTTCGTACACATCGTAAGGAAGACCGAAGTTGATGCGGCCCAGTCCTTCCTCGAACAGCGTCTTCGAGATCTCCCAACGGTCCACCTGCTTGAGCGTGTTGGTGTCGTAGATCAACACGTCGTCTTGCGTGAAGAAGTACATCACGTCGCCTTTCGGCGGAAACACGATCTGGGCGAACTCGCGCTCTTCGCCCCGCGGCCAGGCGATCGTGTCGGTCACGGCGCGCTTGGCGAGGTCGTAGCGCAACAATGTCGGCGCGCTGATCTCGTACCGGTCGCGGTGCTTCGTGTAGATCTTGACCAGGATGATCGCGAAGCGCTCCTGCGGGTCGAGGCTGAACCCGT
This genomic window contains:
- a CDS encoding HWE histidine kinase domain-containing protein, producing the protein MRPCDLRPKRPAHQLVIGEIPRAAREVPAIFFAHGRRDTMMWLADAGEMGPLVQRTNWSATGLGALETWPASRKTAVGICLRSSVPSALFLGPDQRLIYNQHFVRFLPGGQHPTALGRAGQSVREGMANGAFDFSPVIAPDGDTVDGTLCVYNGARPSTMDDAQELRAAVDLFKLGRYRQDPVTQAIQWDTHLKAMWGLAPDAPVDLAVFISGIHPDDRASVQSALGQSVDPSGDGVCDIEFRVVGVHGGPERWVATRGKTVFEGGRVASFHGVVLDISKRKRAEHTNLTLIAELQHRTRNLLAVVDGLAEQTLASSDSLDDFGGAFRQRLATLSRVQGLLSRGESTPVTIHELVALELRALGAEPDGARVIVDGPDVPLPNRSVQILALGLHELATNARKHGALRMASATGRLCVSWTVAASPDERRLVLRWEETGIAPRGAQTERAGLGRTLIEKALPYQLDARTRLEIEDDAVRCVVSIALNPEPT
- a CDS encoding beta-glucosidase; translation: MHGFSQSSRTLAACAVCVAFMACLATTTRGRTTGTAAGSVADTRARERAAAASARAKETEPKMTDDERFSLLFSVFGANPVNGTPRDKRIPPTVPNSAGYTPGIPRLGVPALRSTDASMGVTNPPPGYRPDDKGATALPASILVGASFNPQLARDGGAMIAREARIRGMNVLLAGGINLTRDVRNQRNYEYYSEDPLVSAILGAAAVEGIQDEGVISTLKHYALHDNETNRHWQNAVIDPAALRESDLLAFQIAIERSHPGAIMCGDNKLNGVYACGNRFLLTDVLKDAWQYKGYVMSDWGATPRWEYALAGLDQESGVQADVKLWGAEWFTDSLRAAYRAGKLPKERLSDMARRILQSIYTVGVDTWTTTPHVNMPTHNQIALETARQGIVLLKNEGGALPLSTDKALKVAVIGGYAQLGVPTGTGSGAVSPVGGYAAVIPIGGTGTIGAARNLYLQPSSPLAALKRLMPEAKFEFDPGQTPAEAALLAKRSDVVIAFGIRVEGEGFDLPDLSLPWGQDAVIDSVASVNPNTIVVLETGNPASMPWRNKVKAIVEAWYSGQAGGQAIAEVLTGKVNPSGRLPMTFPVSLAQTPRPELPGLGTPWGTPVTIRYEEGADVGYRWYARTNEIPLYAFGHGLSYTSFAYTGFALVGDTTVTATFTVMNSGSRAGADVPQLYLTSAAGEKRTRLLGFQRVELKPGESRRVTIVADARLLARFDGADGLGEWHVAPGAYTIAVARAVDQPMESRSVTLRERRFGR
- a CDS encoding S8 family serine peptidase; translation: MRFTLADEPFAGRTGRGVTVALLDSGVHGDHPHVGGVRGGTSFLDGTDPDDFVDRVGHGTAVAAAIREKSPAVELIAARIFDRQLATNIDVLVRSICWAADEGAQLINLSLGTTNPAHAEKLAPAVSYAAERGSMVVSAREWNGAMWLPGSLAGVVGVVANAELDRDEIDVTEIEVGLSQFTAAPYPRPIPNVPRERNLSGVSFAVANVTGFLARATEARGDPFSAARIP
- a CDS encoding ABC transporter ATP-binding protein, which gives rise to MDRDLRRALGYVVPHWKRLAIVVVLSLASTVAALYIPYLARLLIDGALLGGNSRALVTVILRFGALTLGSFALNVVSGLVYTRASADILFEMRLGVFRQLHRLSPRFYADMPVGQIATRINADIGEIQRVAAEIALAWLGNVIFLVGSVVILTRLDRTLFLVSLAVMPLALWALVRYRSRMETAVAGVRDRSADVGSYLIEALLGMKVIVAFNAQEREASRFRANNDAFIDALMSMRRLTYLSGGVPGLLLSAGSALVFLVGGMRVIDHSITMGTLVAFVAYQMRLVWPIQALMGLYASLASARVSLKRVSEILDARVDVVDSPTAVAVPSVQGRLILEDVTYTFGRRGPVLHGVSLDVSPGERVAIVGRSGEGKSTIADLLVRQLDPDSGRVLLDGLDLRAARLADVRRHVLVVDQDPFVFNATIAENIRYARPAASDDEVRAAAEAAGLGSFISLSPRGLQTSAGERGRALSAGERQRLALARAFLADPAVLVLDEATGALDPATEAQVAAGYEAVMAGRTTIIITHRLELARRADRVLVLERGRIVEEGTAATLLDLGQSFASLFSPGTLAETH